One window of the Zea mays cultivar B73 chromosome 3, Zm-B73-REFERENCE-NAM-5.0, whole genome shotgun sequence genome contains the following:
- the LOC100193554 gene encoding uncharacterized protein LOC100193554, whose product MMQDLFSVPSCFSAGEKLPDVPASAAATTRSGQSAATLVYRAGIAGHDRLVTVTWCRNLLTHGLTVSIEGSAGGGKDKSGGGREWGDADGGAASSSNKGCSTACKVEMQPWHFWRKYGAKQFHVDGRAVDVVWDLRSARYSDEPEPLSDYYVAVVSDEEVVLLLGNLKKEAFRRTGSRPSLRDAALVCKKEHVFSKKRFLTKARFHDRGKLHDISIECSSSNLGGGGVDVDMVIKIDGYVNVLVRHLQWKFRGNECISINQLKVQVYWDAHDWIFGTGVRNALFIFKPEPLPSATNEYSDFCLFLYAWKLE is encoded by the coding sequence ATGATGCAGGACTTGTTCTCGGTCCCTTCGTGTTTCTCGGCGGGCGAGAAGCTTCCGGACGTCCCGGCGTCCGCTGCGGCCACCACCAGGTCCGGGCAGAGCGCGGCGACGCTGGTCTACCGCGCGGGAATCGCCGGCCACGACCGCCTGGTGACGGTGACGTGGTGCAGGAACCTGCTCACCCACGGGCTGACCGTGTCGATCGAAGGGTCGGCGGGCGGCGGCAAGGACAAGAGCGGCGGCGGCAGGGAGTGGGGCGACGCCGACGGTGGCGCGGCCTCGTCCTCCAACAAGGGCTGCAGCACCGCCTGCAAGGTGGAGATGCAGCCGTGGCACTTTTGGCGCAAGTACGGCGCCAAGCAGTTCCACGTCGACGGCAGGGCCGTGGACGTGGTCTGGGACCTCAGGAGCGCGAGGTACTCCGACGAGCCCGAGCCGCTGTCCGACTACTACGTCGCCGTGGTGTCGGACGAGGAGGTGGTCCTCCTCCTCGGCAACCTCAAGAAGGAGGCGTTCCGGCGCACCGGGTCCCGGCCGTCGCTGCGGGACGCCGCACTGGTGTGCAAGAAGGAGCACGTCTTTAGCAAGAAGCGGTTCCTCACCAAGGCCAGGTTCCACGACAGGGGCAAGCTGCACGACATCAGCATCGAGTGCAGCAGCAGCaacctcggcggcggcggcgtcgacGTCGACATGGTCATCAAGATCGACGGCTACGTCAACGTCCTCGTCAGGCACCTGCAGTGGAAGTTCAGGGGCAACGAGTGCATCTCCATCAACCAGCTCAAGGTGCAGGTGTACTGGGACGCGCACGACTGGATCTTTGGCACGGGGGTGAGGAACGCGCTGTTCATCTTCAAGCCCGAGCCGCTGCCGTCCGCCACCAATGAGTACTCTGATTTCTGCCTGTTTCTGTACGCATGGAAGCTTGAGTGA